The Populus alba chromosome 6, ASM523922v2, whole genome shotgun sequence genome contains a region encoding:
- the LOC118032210 gene encoding heavy metal-associated isoprenylated plant protein 47-like: MKQKIVFKVQMNCERCRIKTLKVVSDADGVDSMGFEGERKENVVVIGDGVDAATLASCLRKKVGHTEIVSVALAK; this comes from the exons ATGAAG CAAAAAATAGTGTTCAAGGTACAGATGAATTGCGAGAGATGTAGGATTAAGACGCTCAAGGTTGTGTCGGATGCAGATG GTGTGGATTCGATGGGATTTGAAGGAGAGAGGAAGGAGAACGTGGTTGTGATCGGAGATGGAGTTGACGCAGCTACTTTAGCCAGCTGCTTAAGGAAGAAAGTtgggcacacggagattgtcAGTGTTGCCCTGGCGAAATGA
- the LOC118032209 gene encoding heavy metal-associated isoprenylated plant protein 47-like has product MKQKIVLGVQMNCQKCRRKALEVVAETDGVCFLGLEGENKEKVVVIGDGVDAAKLACRLRKKVGYTDIISVSPADN; this is encoded by the exons ATGAAG CAAAAGATAGTGCTCGGGGTACAGATGAATTGCCAGAAATGCAGGAGGAAGGCACTCGAGGTTGTGGCAGAAACGGATG GTGTATGTTTCTTGGGATTAGAAGGAGAGAATAAAGAGAAAGTAGTGGTGATCGGAGATGGAGTTGATGCTGCTAAGTTAGCCTGCAGGTTAAGGAAGAAAGTTGGATATACTGACATTATCAGTGTTTCCCCGGCGGATAACTAG
- the LOC118032208 gene encoding heavy metal-associated isoprenylated plant protein 46-like — protein MKQVIVFKVQMACGKSRVKARTVVAKACGVNALALQGDDRIVVSGDGIDAAHLTYCLRKKVGHTDIISIMLVHQ, from the exons ATGAAG CAAGTGATCGTGTTCAAGGTCCAGATGGCCTGTGGGAAAAGCAGGGTCAAGGCTCGCACGGTGGTGGCAAAAGCTTGTG GAGTGAACGCTCTGGCATTACAAGGAGACGACAGAATCGTGGTCTCTGGAGATGGGATTGATGCAGCCCATTTGACATACTGCTTGAGGAAAAAAGTTGGGCATACTGATATTATCAGCATTATGCTCGTGCACCAGTAG